A region from the Natronorubrum halophilum genome encodes:
- the thsA gene encoding thermosome subunit alpha produces the protein MFIMSEDSQRTQGRDAQSSNIMAGKAVAEAVRTTLGPRGMDKMLVDSGGEVVITNDGATILNEMDIEHPAAQMIVEVADSQEEEVGDGTTTAAVIAGNLLGEAEDLIEQDVHATTIVEGYHEASEIALEAIAEQISEETVDDEILKQVGESSMTGKGTGGLTAESLAETVVEAIRHVETDTGVARDNVAVHTQIGASSNATELVPGIVLDEEPAHESMPREIEDASLAVLDVELGVRTGEIDAEYAIDSIDQLNTAIDAEESEVRGYAETIAESGADVVFTTDDVDDRVASFLAGEGVLVFENIGNSDARDIVSATGARRVGALDDLEESDFGHADRIRSENYGDDDLVFIEGGAAAETVTVFVRGGTEHVVDELERAIDDALDVVATALASGEVVPGAGATEIAIADKIRQEAAGIEGRKQLAVTAFADALDIIPRTLAANTGQDPIDALVDLRAAHESEGRAGLITTGEDVTIDDPFEYGVVDPADVKREAVESATEAATMIVRIDDVIAAE, from the coding sequence ATGTTCATTATGAGCGAGGACAGTCAGCGAACGCAGGGCCGAGACGCCCAGTCGTCCAACATCATGGCCGGCAAGGCGGTCGCCGAAGCGGTACGGACGACGCTCGGACCCCGCGGGATGGACAAGATGCTCGTCGACTCCGGCGGTGAGGTCGTCATCACCAACGACGGGGCGACCATCCTGAACGAGATGGACATCGAACATCCCGCAGCCCAGATGATCGTCGAAGTCGCCGATTCCCAAGAAGAGGAGGTCGGTGATGGGACGACGACGGCGGCCGTGATCGCTGGCAACCTTCTCGGCGAGGCCGAAGACCTCATCGAACAGGACGTCCACGCGACGACGATCGTCGAAGGCTATCACGAGGCGTCCGAGATCGCCCTCGAAGCGATCGCAGAGCAGATCAGCGAGGAGACGGTCGACGACGAGATCCTGAAACAGGTCGGCGAGTCGAGCATGACCGGCAAAGGGACCGGCGGCCTCACGGCCGAGTCGCTGGCCGAGACGGTCGTCGAAGCCATCCGCCACGTCGAGACCGACACCGGCGTCGCGCGCGACAACGTCGCGGTTCACACGCAGATCGGTGCCTCTTCGAACGCGACGGAGCTCGTTCCCGGTATCGTCCTCGACGAGGAGCCCGCCCACGAGAGCATGCCTCGAGAGATCGAGGACGCCTCGCTCGCCGTCCTCGACGTCGAACTCGGCGTTCGAACGGGCGAGATCGACGCCGAGTACGCAATCGACTCGATCGATCAGCTCAACACCGCGATCGACGCCGAGGAGAGCGAGGTTCGGGGCTACGCCGAAACGATCGCCGAAAGCGGTGCTGACGTCGTCTTTACGACCGACGACGTCGACGACCGCGTCGCCTCCTTCCTCGCCGGCGAGGGCGTTCTCGTCTTCGAGAACATCGGCAACAGCGACGCCCGCGACATCGTCTCCGCGACCGGTGCCCGCCGCGTCGGTGCCCTCGACGACCTCGAGGAATCCGACTTCGGACACGCCGACCGCATCCGCTCGGAGAACTACGGCGACGACGACCTCGTGTTCATCGAGGGCGGTGCGGCCGCCGAGACCGTCACCGTCTTCGTCCGCGGCGGTACCGAACACGTCGTCGACGAACTCGAGCGCGCCATCGATGACGCACTCGACGTCGTCGCGACCGCGCTCGCCTCCGGCGAAGTCGTTCCCGGGGCCGGCGCGACCGAAATCGCCATCGCGGACAAGATCCGCCAGGAAGCAGCGGGTATCGAGGGCCGCAAACAGCTCGCCGTAACGGCGTTCGCCGACGCGCTGGATATCATCCCGCGCACGCTCGCCGCCAACACCGGCCAGGATCCCATCGACGCACTCGTGGACCTTCGTGCCGCCCACGAGTCCGAGGGTCGGGCCGGCCTGATCACGACCGGTGAGGACGTCACCATCGACGATCCGTTCGAGTACGGCGTCGTCGACCCCGCCGACGTCAAGCGCGAGGCCGTCGAAAGCGCGACCGAGGCCGCGACGATGATTGTCCGCATCGACGACGTCATCGCCGCCGAATAA
- a CDS encoding amidohydrolase family protein, with amino-acid sequence MLELEHGFRVVDVHVRLPASDASEFVGGRPISPDRLEREMHQAGITRSVVFPPARAATSYVAPNNGVARHSVDRPFVAVARINGTQGPETSVTGRLRNAVSSREEYHTTPEDIEKYAYDDRFHGFVLDPGVDDYPDENVLTALEDGDLPVLVRGGVDAPPDQLATTLLERSFPVIVAHFGGHPLERSLMADMIDLLETYDDCYLETSFVRYRDLLERALLEHPDRVLFGSGAPACHPDVAVMEILTLDVPEDKLWRTFSKNACRVVDALAPDGNR; translated from the coding sequence ATGCTCGAGTTGGAACACGGGTTTCGCGTCGTCGACGTCCACGTGCGGTTGCCAGCGAGCGATGCATCCGAATTCGTTGGCGGGCGGCCGATCTCTCCGGACCGACTCGAGCGGGAGATGCACCAGGCGGGGATCACCAGATCGGTGGTCTTCCCACCCGCCAGAGCGGCGACGAGTTACGTCGCGCCGAACAACGGCGTCGCCCGGCATAGCGTCGACCGCCCGTTCGTCGCCGTCGCCCGTATCAACGGGACGCAAGGGCCGGAGACCTCCGTGACGGGACGACTTCGAAACGCCGTCAGCAGCCGCGAGGAGTATCACACGACGCCCGAAGACATCGAAAAGTACGCGTACGACGATCGGTTTCACGGCTTCGTTCTCGATCCCGGCGTCGACGATTATCCCGACGAGAACGTTCTCACCGCGCTCGAGGACGGCGACCTCCCCGTACTCGTCCGCGGCGGGGTCGACGCCCCACCAGACCAGCTCGCGACCACCCTGCTCGAGCGCTCGTTTCCCGTCATCGTGGCCCACTTCGGCGGTCATCCCCTCGAACGCTCGCTCATGGCCGACATGATCGACCTCCTCGAGACCTACGACGACTGCTACCTCGAGACGAGTTTCGTCCGCTATCGGGACCTGCTCGAGCGCGCGCTGCTCGAGCACCCGGACCGAGTGCTCTTCGGAAGCGGCGCTCCCGCGTGCCATCCCGACGTCGCCGTCATGGAAATTCTCACGCTCGACGTCCCGGAAGACAAACTCTGGCGAACGTTCTCGAAAAACGCCTGTCGAGTGGTCGACGCGCTCGCCCCGGACGGCAACAGGTGA